One genomic segment of Nonomuraea coxensis DSM 45129 includes these proteins:
- a CDS encoding SDR family NAD(P)-dependent oxidoreductase: MIILVTGAGGPTGEAVTAHFRKDGHTVIGVDKDDVDLLDRAAVQRLAERVEREHGRVDGVVHLVGGWRGSASFAETSLDDWDALHDLLIRTLQHVSLAFEPLLRRSDNGRFVIVSAKAAEKPSAGGAAYSAAKAAAEAWTLSLADALSGTSSAAVVLVVKALVNDAMRAAKPQARFAGFTDVNDLAAAIGGLYDRPAAELNGTRLDLTS; the protein is encoded by the coding sequence ATGATCATCTTGGTGACGGGGGCCGGCGGCCCCACCGGCGAGGCCGTGACGGCGCACTTCCGCAAGGACGGCCACACCGTCATCGGCGTCGACAAGGACGACGTCGACCTGCTCGACCGCGCCGCCGTCCAGCGGCTCGCCGAGCGCGTCGAGCGCGAGCACGGCCGCGTCGACGGCGTCGTCCACCTGGTCGGCGGCTGGCGCGGCTCCGCCTCCTTCGCCGAGACCTCGCTCGACGACTGGGACGCGCTGCACGACCTGCTGATCCGCACCCTCCAGCACGTCTCGCTGGCCTTCGAGCCGCTGCTGCGCCGCAGCGACAACGGCCGCTTCGTGATCGTCTCGGCCAAGGCGGCCGAGAAGCCGTCCGCCGGGGGCGCGGCCTACTCCGCGGCCAAGGCGGCGGCGGAGGCGTGGACGCTCTCCCTGGCCGACGCGCTGTCCGGCACCTCCTCGGCGGCCGTCGTCCTCGTCGTCAAGGCGCTGGTCAACGACGCCATGCGGGCCGCCAAGCCGCAGGCCCGCTTCGCCGGCTTCACCGACGTCAACGACCTCGCCGCGGCGATCGGCGGACTCTACGACCGCCCCGCCGCCGAGCTCAACGGCACCCGATTGGACCTCACCTCTTGA